One Halobacterium wangiae genomic window, CAGTTCCTCAGGGTCGTCGCGACGCTCGCGAGCGCCCAGCGGATCTTCGAGTTCGGCTCCGGGTTCGGCTACTCGGCGGCCTGGTTCCTCGGCGCGCTCCCGGCCGACGGCGAGATCGTGCTCACGGACTACGACGAGGAGAATCTCGACGAGGCCCGCGAGTTCCTCGGCAGGGCCGACCACGAGACGGACGTCCACTTCGAGGCCGGCGACGCCCTGGAGACCTTCGAGCGCTACGACGGCCCATTCGACGTGATCTTCCTCGACCACGACAAGGAACGCTACGTCGACGCGTTCGAGCAGGCGGTAGCGGACCTCTCCCCGGGTGGCGTCGTCGTCGCGGACAACATGATGGCCGGCCCCGTGGAGACGGGCGACGTGACCGCCACGCTCGACGGCGCGCCGGCGCCCGACGACATGACGGAAGGTATCGCGGCGTACGTCGAACACGTCCGCGACCACCCGGAGTTCGAGACGGCGTTCGTCCCGCTCGGCGAGGGCGTCGCGGTCAGCGTCCACAGGGAGTCCTGACGGTCAGGCGTCGGCTTCCGGGCCGGAGCGCTGCTTGAACGTCTCGACGCGGGAGAGCGCGGCGTCCTCGCTACCGACGGTGACGCGCTGGTAGGCCGACCCTTCGGGCGCCTGTTCGAGGCGGTCGAACGTGACAGCCCACTCGCCGCGCGCAGTCTGGCGCAGGCGAATCACGGCGTAGCCGTCCTCGCGCTCCCACTCGCGACCGTTCTCGCGGTCGAGTTCCTCCCACTCCATGGCTCGGCGTTGGGGCGAACGCGTCATAACGGTACCCAAATTCGACAGTCGAGGCGTTGCCGAGGCGTTCGTCCAGGTGCCCAAAAGTGTCGCCATGCTTAGAGTAATTCGTTACTCGGAATGCCTTTGCTCCCGCCGTTCGAGCATCCACGTGAGGCCATGAACGAACCGCAGCGACGGGAACTCCTCGGAGAGGTCCGGCGCTCGACGGGCACCATCGGCGAGGAGATGCCCGAGGAACTCGACGTACAGGGGACGACCATCGACGTCCGCGAGTTCGTCTTCGAGTGCAAGCGTCTAGACGCCATCCCGGAGGGCGAGCGCGACCGCATCGAGGACGTGAAGTCGAAGCTCCGTCGGGAACGCCTCGAACGCAAACAGCGCCTCGAACGGGAAGCCATCACGCTCGAGGAGGGGGAGGAACTCGTCGAGAGCATCCACGGGCTCGACCGGGCGCTCACCGCGCTCGACGGTCTGGACGAACCGGACATCGGCGAGCAACTCCGGCAGAAGGAACTCGAGGACGCCCGGGAACTGCTGGCGCTGCTGCGGTGAGGACGCGGCCGTCCACGGACTTTCCGTTGCGAGACGTATCGGGGGAGCGCCCCGAGAAGGGCCGCTTCCGCCCACGGCCCGCAACGAGCTTTTACGCGAACGAGCAGTATTTCTTGCCGAATGGCCGTCTACGAGATTGTCCTGGTACTCGTCGGTCTCGCCATCTTCGGGGCGGTGGTCCTGCCGCGGTTGCTCGCGAACAAACCGATGTCGTTCCCGCTGATCTACGTCGCCGCGGGAGTGGTTCTCTTCTCGCTCCCCCTCGGTGTCGAGATCCCCGACCCGGTGGAGCACGCGGACCTCGCCGAGCGGCTCTCCGAGTTCGTCGTGATTATCGCGTTGATGGGCGCGGGCCTGAAACTCGACCGCCCGTTCGAGTGGCAGTCCTGGTCGAACACGTGGCGACTCCTCGTCGTTACGATGCCGCTCACCATCGTCGCTGCCGCACTCCTCGGGACGAGCGTCCTGGGCACGTTACTTCCGACGGCGATCCTCCTCGGCGCCATCGTCGCCCCCACGGACCCGGTGTTGGCCTCGGACGTGCAGGTCACCCCACCGACCGAGGGGCTCGACGAGGACGCCGATCCGACGGAGCAGGAGGGAGAAGTCCGGTTCGCACTGACCTCGGAAGCGGGGCTCAACGACGGCCTGGCGTTCCCCTTCACCCACTTAGCCATCGCGGCGGCCGCCGCGTCGGGGGCGTCGTCGCTCGGCTGGATTGGTGAGTGGTTCCTCGTCCACGTCCTCTACGAAATCACCGTCGGTGTCGTCGTCGGCTACCTCACCGGGCAGGTGATCGCGCGCGTCATCTTCCGCGGGCCCGTCACGACCCAGCTCGGGAAGGTCATGGAGGGCGCCGAGGCCCTGGCGGCGACGCTCCTCACCTACGGCATCGCCGAACTCCTCCACGGCTACGGGTTCATCGCGGTGTTCGTCGCCGCGCTGGTGCTGCGCCACTACGAGTGGGAGCACGACTACTACATGGATCTCCACGACTACGCCGTAATGATCGAACGCATCGTGATGGCGGCGGTGCTGGTGCTGTTCGGCGGGGCCATCGTCGGCGGGCTCTTCGCCCCGCTGACGTGGCTCCACGCAGTCGTCGGACTCACCCTGGTCTTCGTGGTTCGTCCGGTGGCCGGGCTGGTCGGCCTGCTCGGAACCTCGCTGTCCTGGGGCGAGCGGTTCGTCGTCTCCTCGTTCGGTATCCGCGGGATCGGTTCGTTCTACTACCTCGCGTTCGCCCTCAACGAGGCGACGTTCGAGGAGATCGAACTGCTCGTCGCCGCGGAGGAACTGTGGGCACTGATCGGGTTCGTCGTCCTGACGTCGGTCGTCGTCCACGGCGTCACGGCGAACGCAGTGATGGACTGGCTCGACCACGGTCGGGACGGTTGAACCGACGGGATACACTACTCCTCGACGCGTTCGAGGACGACGCCGTCGGTGAAGCCGCCCCGCTCGGCGGCCTTCTCCGCCCGGATCGCTTCGAGTTCCTCGCTGCTCACGTCACGGGCCTCGCGGATGGCCGCCACCACTTCGAGGACGTCTGCGAGTTCCTCGACCGCACGGCTCTCGGCGTACTCGGTGGCCTCCTCGAGCAGTTTGTCGGCGAGGCGGTCGCGGTACGCTTCGCCGTCCACGCGGTGCGTGACCGGCGTCTCGTCGTCCTCGCGGACCACCTCGGGGATGCGGTCGCGTACCAGTTTGTCGTACTCGCGGGTCACGGGCAGCGAGTTGCCGGCCGGCGAGAAGAGCGTGTCGTTACTCGACGACTGCGAGCACTTCGTCGGCGTGTTCCTCGGGGTCGACGCCCTCGAAGACGGCGACGAGGTCGCCGTCCGGGCCGACGACGAACGTGTTCCGGAACGTCCCGACGACCTCGTTCCCGAAGATGGTCTTCTCGCCGTAGGAGTCGTAGGCGGTCGCCACCTCGCCGTCCTCGTCGTTCAGCAGGTCGAACGGGAGGTCGTACTTCTCCTGGAAGTCCGCGAGGTCCTCGACCGGGTCGTCGCTGATGCCGAGTACCGTCACGTCGCGGTCGGCGTAGTCGTCCCAGCGGTCCCGGAAACTGCACGCCTGCGTCGTACAGCCGGGGGTGTCGGCCCGCGGGTAGAAGTAGACGACTGTGTACTGGCCCTCGAAGTCCGAGAGCGCCACCGTCTCGCCGTCCTGGTTCGGGAGTTCGAAGCCGGGCGCCGTGTCGCCTTCTGCGAGCATACCGCGAGTTTGGACGCCCCCACTGAAGCCGTTACGGTACCAGCGAGAGCGCGTACAGGACGCCCATCCCGACGGCGACGGTGGCGAGCATGTCCTCGGTGCGCCACGCGACGCCCGCGGCGACCAGGCCGGCGAGCAGGCGGTCGTTCCCGAGAGACACCGCGAGCGCCCCGTCCTGGAGGAGCAGTTCCGGCGCCACGAGCGCGGCCAGCACCGCGGGGGGCACGAACGCGAGCGTGCGCTTCACGCGTGGCGGTACCTCGTCCATGCGACCGAACAGCGCGACGAACGAGACGCGGAACACGTACGTCCCGGCTGCCGCGGCGAGGATGACCAGCCAGAGTTTCACTGGCCTACCCCCGTCACGTCGACGACGACACCCGCGAGGACGCCGGTTAGCGCGGCGAGCACGATGCCGAGGTTCATCGGCACGCCCACGGCGACGAGCGCGACGAACCCGCCGACGGCGGCCGCGACGTTCGTCGGTTCGTCGGTCATCGACGGGACGAGCAGCGCGAGGAACAGGAGGGGGACCGCGAAGTCCAGCTGGAATCCGTCGGGGAGGCGGTTGCCGGCCACCACGCCCACTGCGGTGCCGCCGACGTACGTCGCGTAGATGGCGGCGGAGACGCCGAGGTAGTACGCCAGCCGGTCGGTGTCCTCGTTCCGCTCGTACTCGGTGACGGCGATGGCGAACGTCGTGTCGACGATGAACTGACAGCAGACGATCCGCCAGCGCTCCGAGAACCGCCGGAAGTAAGGGGCGATGGCGGCGCTGTACATCGTGTAGCGCATGTTCACAACGACTGCCGTGAGCGCGACCACGACGAGGGGCGACCCGCTCTCCAGGAGGTCGATCGCCGCGAGTTGGGCGGCGCCGCCGAAGATCAGTGCGGACATCGCTACCGCCTGGACGTCCGTGAAGCCGGCCTGTACGGCGGCCGCACCCGCGACGAACCCGAACGGGATGTTCGCTGGGAGTGCCGGCAGGGCACCTCGCAGTCCGGACAGGAAGTCCGCGCGCTCGGTCATGGACTCGGAGTAGTCGCCGGTGCGGAGAAGAAGGTTGTCGTTGCGGCAGGCCGAGACTGCGCGTCGGCCTCCCTCGGTCGGGGATTTTTCCACCGCGACTCGACTCGTGGGAACAGGTAACATCAAACCCGTAGGGTCACAACACCACGGCGATGAGTGAGGTGAGTACGGAGGCGGGCACGCGACTCCGGCTGGACCTGTGGCACCCGGACTGCTGGGCCATCCAGGCGACGGAGCGCCACGAGGGCGGGATACTGGCCCACGCCGTCTACGACACGCCGACGAGGGGGGAATCGACGGTCAACGGCCTGTTCACCGCCTACGGTGAGACGGAGGGAGAGGTGGAGACGCTCATCGCGGACATCGAGTCGTCGCCGCTGACGGATACGGTCCGCGAACTCCAGACGCAGTTCGACACGCGTCGCCACCGCATCGCCCCTGGGTCGGTCTCGCGGGAGTTCTTCCTCGAACACGACCCCGGCAACATGATCTGTCCGCTGTTGCTCGAACACGGCTTCGTGCACACGGCGCCCGGGAAGATCGAGGGGGGAAGGGAGAACTGGGACGTCAGATACCTCGGCGAACGGTCCGATATCGAGACGGAGATCGACGAGATCTGCGAGCGGACCGGCGCCGAGATCGACATCGCGCGAATCGGCTCGGTCGGCGGGGAGTCCCGGGAACTCCAGCAGGTCGACCGGCTCACGCGGAGTCAGCGAGAGGTGTACGAACTCGCCCGGGAGAAAGGCTACTACGAGTGGCCCCGGGAGGTCTCCACGCGGGAACTCGCCGACCAACTCGACATCTCGAAGACGACGCTGTTAGAGCACCTCCGGAAGGCAGAGGCGAAGCTCCTCGACCCGTGACGTAGTCGTCCACCCGCTTCGCGGCGGGCGAAAACGCGTCAGTATTTGCCGGCCACCTCCCATGGTCGGCACGCAGTATATGCTGGTCTACGCGAAGAGGTACACTGTCATGCCAGAGGATAGCACAGTCGATCGGCGGACGTTTCTGAAGGTTGCAGGCGGTGGCGGACTGGTCGCCACTGCAGGTTGTATCGGACTCGGGGGAGACGACGGCGGCAGTGGCGAGATCGTGCTCGGTCAGCCGGCCGCACTCACGGGGGACTGGGACTTCCTCCAGCCGGGCGTCTCGCAGGCGACCGACGTCGCCGTCCAGCAGATCAACGACGCGGGCGGCCCGCTCGACCGCGAGATCACGGTCGAGCGCCGGGACACGGCGGTCAACCCGCAGGAGGCTCGCTCGGTTACCACCCAGCTCATCGAGAACGACGAGGCGGTCGCGCTCATCGGCCTGTTCTCGAGCGAGATCAACCCGCTGTGGGACTTCCTCCAGGAGCAGGAGACGCCCATCGTCACGCCGTGGCCAGGGTCCTCGTTCCTCGACACACGTGGCGGCGACATGGGCACGCCGGACGACATCTCCGACGACGAGTGGGTGTGGCGGACCGTCATCGGCGACACCGTCCACACCGCCGGCGCTGCGTTCCGCGCCCTCGAGCAGGGCCACGACACGGTCGGCATCATCAACGGCACGGCGGAGGGCGCCCGTAGCTGGGTCGACGGCTTCCGCACCGCATACGAGGACAACGGCGGGACCGTCGCCGAACAGGTCGAGGTCAACCTCGGCGAGTCGAGCTACCAGTCGGCGCTCGAACGCCTGTTCAGCGCGGACTTCAGCGCCTTCGCGGTCAGCATGCCCCTGGAGAGTGCGACGACGCTCCTCTCGGACTGGTCGGACGGCGGCTACGGCGGGCAGCCGATCCTCTCGGACCCCCTCTCGCAGAACTCCCTCGCAGAACAGGTCGGCAGCGACCTGAACGGCGCGTGGGCGGCCAGTCCCGGCCAGGCCGGCCCCAACTTCGACAGCTTCAAAGAGGTCTACGAGCAGGGCGGCGACGCCGAACTCAACGGCTGGACGCCGCCGTCGTGGGACGCTGTCAACGCCATCGCGCTCGCCATCCACCGCGGTGGCGAGGCGACCCCGGAGGCCATCCAGCAGAACCTCGGCCCCGTCACGCGCGACGGTGGCACGGAAGTCGCCAACTTCGCGGACGGAAAGGAGGCCCTCGACAACGGCGACGAAGTCAACTACCAGGGCGCGGCGACCCCGACGAACTTCACGAACTTCGGGAACGTCATCGGGCCAGTCGTCGTCAGCGAAGCACAGGACGGCGAATTCACCGAGGCCGAGATCATCCCCGCTTCCGACCTCAGTGACTTCGTCGCCGAAGACGAGTACTGAGAGATGGGACTCGCCCAGAACATCATCTTCGGTCTCGTCACCGGTTCGTACATCGCGATCGCGGCGATCGGGTTCACGCTCATCTACGGCATCGTGAACATGATCAACTTCGCCTACGGCGAGTACCTCACGATCGGTGCGTTCATCGGCTTCCTCGCTGCGGGGGTACTCCCACTCCCCGTCGCGGCCGCCGTCGCGATGATCGGCGGCGGCATCGTCAGCCTCGCGCTCGCGCGGCTGTTCTTCACGCCAATCAACGACACCGGCCCGGTACCGATGCTACTGACGTCTATCGGTCTCGGACTCGTCCTGCGGAACGTCATCCGACTGTGGGCCGGCCGGGGCGCTCGCTACATCGACACGCAGACCACCACGTTCCGGACTGAGGGGCTTCCGGACCTCCCCGTCGGCTCCTACGACCTCCTCGGGGACTTCTTCGTGACGTCCGAACACCTCGTCGTCATCGGTGTCACGGTCGGTGTCTTCCTCATCCTGCACGGGCTGTTGACCCGGACCGACGTCGGCATCGCGATGCGTGCGATGGGCGACAACGAGTCGCTCGCCCGCGTCCGCGGCATCGACACCCAGTTCATCCGCAACAGCGTCTGGATTCTCGCGGGCGTGCTCGCCGGTCTCTCCGGCGTGCTCGTCGGCGTCCAGACGAACGTGAGCGTCACGACCGGCTACGCGCACATCCTCCAGATACTCGCCGCCGCGATTCTCGGCGGCGCGGGGAGCCCGTACGGTGCCGTCGCCGGTGCGTACGTCATCGGCCTGGTGATCGCGCTCTCGACGGCGTTCCTGCCGTCGAGCATGACGGGCATCTCATCGGCGATGGCGTTCGTCATCCTGGTCGCCGTGTTGCTGGTGAAACCGAGCGGTATCGCCGGGACGGAGGTGCGTGAGGCGTGAGCGTCACCGACCGCCTCCCGGGCGACATCGCCGACCGCGCCGGCCTGATCGGGCTGGTCCTGGTCGTCGCCGCGATCGCGATCGCCGTCTCGCCGCTCGTCGTCACCGTCCCGAGTGCACTCCTGGTGTTCGTCGAGGTGGGGATCCTCTTCGCACTCTACGGCATCCTCGTGCTGGGGCTGGACCTCCAGTACGGTCACACAGGGCTCGTGAACTTCGGGCACGTCCTGTTCTTCGCCGTCGGCGGGTACACGGTCGCAATCCTCGCCGCCGAAGGGTCGTTCTCGGGGACCAGCCTCGGCTACCCCTGGCCGCTCGCACTCGTTGCCGGCGTCATCGTCGCCGGCGTCGTCGGTGCGATCGTCGGCGCGACCTCGCTCCGGCTGCGCGACGACTTCCTCGCCATCGCAACGCTCGCGGCTGCGGAGATATTCTACAGCCTGACCCGCAACCTCCAGGACCTCCTGGGCGGGACCACGGGCATCCTCAGCATCCCGACGCCGCTCGCGGAACTCGCCGCGGACTACGACACCGCGATGTTCGTGACGCTGCTGGGGATGCTGGGGGCCGCGGCGTTGACGTTCGCCGCACTCACGCGACTCACGGAGGCGCCGTACGGTCGCGTGCTCCGCGCGATCCGCGCCGACGAACTCGTCACGCGCTCGGTCGGCAAGTCCGTGTTCACGTACAAGATGCAGGCGTTCGTCTACGGCGCCGCCCTCGCCGGGCTGGCCGGCGGGCTGTTCGCGCTGTACAACGGCGCGGTCGCGCCGGGCTTCTTCACCATCCAGGTGACGGTGACGATCTGGATCGGGATGCTACTGGGCGGCGCCTCGAACCACCGCGCGGTGCTCGCCGGCCTCGCGATCATCATGGGGCTGCGGCTGTTCTCCCGGTTCGCGAACCAGTCGCTCCCGGTCTCCTCCGGGGAGTTCGCGTCCATCCGCCTCATCGCGGTCGGGATGATCCTCGTCCTCGTCATCCGCTACCGGCCCGCGGGCATCTGGGGTAACGAGAAGGAACTGGGGGTGGACTCGTGACGCTGCTCGACGTCGACGGACTCGTCAAGGAGTTCGGCGGACTCCGCGCACTCGACGGCGTCACCATGTCCGTCGACAGCGGCGAACTCGTCGGCGTGATGGGGCCGAACGGCGCCGGCAAGTCGACGTTCTTCAACTGCGTCAGCGGCGTCGTCAAGCCCGACCGCGGCACGGTCGTCTTCGAGGGCGAGGACGTCACCGGCGACCAGCCGGAGGTGCTCGCACGCAACGGGCTCGTTCGCACGTTCCAGCACACTCGCCAGCTCGACACGATGACCGTCCGTGAGAACGTCAGACTCGCGGCGCTCGACCAGCCGGGCGAGCGCACGCTCCCCGCGCTCCTCCGCAGCGACGAGATGCAGGCTGTCGAGGACGACGTGGCGAAGCGCGCCGACGAACTCATCGAGGCGTTCGAACTCGACCACCTCCGCGACGAGTACGCGAGCAGTCTCTCGGGCGGCCAGCGCAAGCTCCTCGAACTCGCACGCGTGCTGATGCTCGACCCCGACCTGCTGTTGCTCGACGAACCGTTCGCCGGTGTCAACCCGACGCTGACGAACGAAATCGCCGAGCGCATCGAGGCGCTCAACGACGAGGGGATGACGGTCGTCGTCATCGAACACGAACTGGAGACGCTGACCGCGCTCGTCGACCGCCTCGTCGTCCTCGAACAGGGGAGTGTGCTGATCGACGGCGAACCGGAGACTGTGCTGTCGGACGAACGCGTCATCGACGCCTACCTCGGAGAGTAAGTATGTACGAAGGACACACGCACGGCCGGTACGGTGCTCGGTGGAGCGCAGGCAGCGTCGGACGACCGACGGAGGTGAGACAGTGAGTCTGCTGGACGTCGACTCCCTGGACGCCGGC contains:
- a CDS encoding O-methyltransferase: MSLVLDDTAAAFLAAANPDQSPLLAEMTEYGETQGFPTVGPDAGQFLRVVATLASAQRIFEFGSGFGYSAAWFLGALPADGEIVLTDYDEENLDEAREFLGRADHETDVHFEAGDALETFERYDGPFDVIFLDHDKERYVDAFEQAVADLSPGGVVVADNMMAGPVETGDVTATLDGAPAPDDMTEGIAAYVEHVRDHPEFETAFVPLGEGVAVSVHRES
- a CDS encoding AzlD domain-containing protein, producing the protein MKLWLVILAAAAGTYVFRVSFVALFGRMDEVPPRVKRTLAFVPPAVLAALVAPELLLQDGALAVSLGNDRLLAGLVAAGVAWRTEDMLATVAVGMGVLYALSLVP
- a CDS encoding branched-chain amino acid ABC transporter permease, which codes for MSVTDRLPGDIADRAGLIGLVLVVAAIAIAVSPLVVTVPSALLVFVEVGILFALYGILVLGLDLQYGHTGLVNFGHVLFFAVGGYTVAILAAEGSFSGTSLGYPWPLALVAGVIVAGVVGAIVGATSLRLRDDFLAIATLAAAEIFYSLTRNLQDLLGGTTGILSIPTPLAELAADYDTAMFVTLLGMLGAAALTFAALTRLTEAPYGRVLRAIRADELVTRSVGKSVFTYKMQAFVYGAALAGLAGGLFALYNGAVAPGFFTIQVTVTIWIGMLLGGASNHRAVLAGLAIIMGLRLFSRFANQSLPVSSGEFASIRLIAVGMILVLVIRYRPAGIWGNEKELGVDS
- a CDS encoding ABC transporter ATP-binding protein, with the translated sequence MTLLDVDGLVKEFGGLRALDGVTMSVDSGELVGVMGPNGAGKSTFFNCVSGVVKPDRGTVVFEGEDVTGDQPEVLARNGLVRTFQHTRQLDTMTVRENVRLAALDQPGERTLPALLRSDEMQAVEDDVAKRADELIEAFELDHLRDEYASSLSGGQRKLLELARVLMLDPDLLLLDEPFAGVNPTLTNEIAERIEALNDEGMTVVVIEHELETLTALVDRLVVLEQGSVLIDGEPETVLSDERVIDAYLGE
- the bcp gene encoding thioredoxin-dependent thiol peroxidase yields the protein MLAEGDTAPGFELPNQDGETVALSDFEGQYTVVYFYPRADTPGCTTQACSFRDRWDDYADRDVTVLGISDDPVEDLADFQEKYDLPFDLLNDEDGEVATAYDSYGEKTIFGNEVVGTFRNTFVVGPDGDLVAVFEGVDPEEHADEVLAVVE
- a CDS encoding branched-chain amino acid ABC transporter permease, with translation MGLAQNIIFGLVTGSYIAIAAIGFTLIYGIVNMINFAYGEYLTIGAFIGFLAAGVLPLPVAAAVAMIGGGIVSLALARLFFTPINDTGPVPMLLTSIGLGLVLRNVIRLWAGRGARYIDTQTTTFRTEGLPDLPVGSYDLLGDFFVTSEHLVVIGVTVGVFLILHGLLTRTDVGIAMRAMGDNESLARVRGIDTQFIRNSVWILAGVLAGLSGVLVGVQTNVSVTTGYAHILQILAAAILGGAGSPYGAVAGAYVIGLVIALSTAFLPSSMTGISSAMAFVILVAVLLVKPSGIAGTEVREA
- a CDS encoding ABC transporter substrate-binding protein, with the protein product MPEDSTVDRRTFLKVAGGGGLVATAGCIGLGGDDGGSGEIVLGQPAALTGDWDFLQPGVSQATDVAVQQINDAGGPLDREITVERRDTAVNPQEARSVTTQLIENDEAVALIGLFSSEINPLWDFLQEQETPIVTPWPGSSFLDTRGGDMGTPDDISDDEWVWRTVIGDTVHTAGAAFRALEQGHDTVGIINGTAEGARSWVDGFRTAYEDNGGTVAEQVEVNLGESSYQSALERLFSADFSAFAVSMPLESATTLLSDWSDGGYGGQPILSDPLSQNSLAEQVGSDLNGAWAASPGQAGPNFDSFKEVYEQGGDAELNGWTPPSWDAVNAIALAIHRGGEATPEAIQQNLGPVTRDGGTEVANFADGKEALDNGDEVNYQGAATPTNFTNFGNVIGPVVVSEAQDGEFTEAEIIPASDLSDFVAEDEY
- a CDS encoding DUF5788 family protein, with product MNEPQRRELLGEVRRSTGTIGEEMPEELDVQGTTIDVREFVFECKRLDAIPEGERDRIEDVKSKLRRERLERKQRLEREAITLEEGEELVESIHGLDRALTALDGLDEPDIGEQLRQKELEDARELLALLR
- a CDS encoding nucleoside triphosphate pyrophosphohydrolase, which produces MTREYDKLVRDRIPEVVREDDETPVTHRVDGEAYRDRLADKLLEEATEYAESRAVEELADVLEVVAAIREARDVSSEELEAIRAEKAAERGGFTDGVVLERVEE
- a CDS encoding AzlC family ABC transporter permease, whose product is MTERADFLSGLRGALPALPANIPFGFVAGAAAVQAGFTDVQAVAMSALIFGGAAQLAAIDLLESGSPLVVVALTAVVVNMRYTMYSAAIAPYFRRFSERWRIVCCQFIVDTTFAIAVTEYERNEDTDRLAYYLGVSAAIYATYVGGTAVGVVAGNRLPDGFQLDFAVPLLFLALLVPSMTDEPTNVAAAVGGFVALVAVGVPMNLGIVLAALTGVLAGVVVDVTGVGQ
- a CDS encoding cation:proton antiporter → MAVYEIVLVLVGLAIFGAVVLPRLLANKPMSFPLIYVAAGVVLFSLPLGVEIPDPVEHADLAERLSEFVVIIALMGAGLKLDRPFEWQSWSNTWRLLVVTMPLTIVAAALLGTSVLGTLLPTAILLGAIVAPTDPVLASDVQVTPPTEGLDEDADPTEQEGEVRFALTSEAGLNDGLAFPFTHLAIAAAAASGASSLGWIGEWFLVHVLYEITVGVVVGYLTGQVIARVIFRGPVTTQLGKVMEGAEALAATLLTYGIAELLHGYGFIAVFVAALVLRHYEWEHDYYMDLHDYAVMIERIVMAAVLVLFGGAIVGGLFAPLTWLHAVVGLTLVFVVRPVAGLVGLLGTSLSWGERFVVSSFGIRGIGSFYYLAFALNEATFEEIELLVAAEELWALIGFVVLTSVVVHGVTANAVMDWLDHGRDG
- a CDS encoding DUF7543 family protein translates to MEWEELDRENGREWEREDGYAVIRLRQTARGEWAVTFDRLEQAPEGSAYQRVTVGSEDAALSRVETFKQRSGPEADA
- a CDS encoding helix-turn-helix domain-containing protein, which produces MSEVSTEAGTRLRLDLWHPDCWAIQATERHEGGILAHAVYDTPTRGESTVNGLFTAYGETEGEVETLIADIESSPLTDTVRELQTQFDTRRHRIAPGSVSREFFLEHDPGNMICPLLLEHGFVHTAPGKIEGGRENWDVRYLGERSDIETEIDEICERTGAEIDIARIGSVGGESRELQQVDRLTRSQREVYELAREKGYYEWPREVSTRELADQLDISKTTLLEHLRKAEAKLLDP